AGTACCTTGTAGCTCCGGACGGACCAGCACCTCTGTAGTTAAGTATTCGTACACAAGATGCTGTCCTGTTTTGTTATTTTGACGTGATGACATGCCCGAACCCATAGCTATAACGATAATCGGTGGTAACTTTCGACCACCGTCGAACCTAGTTTTTGGTGCCTTTCGTCTACTCTTTTCCTTAAACTATTGCCTGGTGTCTTACTGGCACGTAGGGTCCAAACCTGAAGCAGCCCTGAAGTTTTGGACTCTGAGGAGGATTTCCGCATGAACGTCCGTTCACGTCAGAATGTGAGAAAAGGCCTCGGCGGATCTGCCCTTGCCTTAGCAATGTTGATCGGAGGAAGCAGCGTGGCTTGTGCTGACAGCCCAGCTCAACCAGCGTCGGATGTCACTAGTCCGACGCAAACAGCAGGCGCAATTGAGCAGGTCAATGAGTCTACTCTCATTTTGGCTACCCCTCCGGGGGTGAAAGTAGCCTTTGGCGAGGCTGGCAGCGGGCCGGTAATTACCCAGAATGCTAAGAGCGAGCAGCTACCAGTGGATGTTGTTGACCGAAATGGTATTGAGACAACTTTGGTGTATTTACCTCATGACAAGGGCGTAGAGATCCGCGCTGTGGAGCGCGTCACGACCAGGGAATACCGGGAGTGCCAGGTTCCGCCAGCAGACAACCCGGTGAGTGCAGACTTGCCAGTTGTGGGAAATGACGTATCTGGCGTAATTCAACAACTGGTAGAAAAGAGCCTGGTAGCTTCTTTCCCCACCTGTTTCCACTAAGGTGTTCATGGGTGCTAGCCGGTCGCCGCTGGTGCCAACGCTCTGGGACTATATGTGGGCGTTCCTTGCAGCGTTGGCTTTCCTCCTGGCGTTAATTGCAATAGTCCTCCTTGTGAAAGACCGACACACCATCAAGAGCACTTTGGTTTCTCTTCTTCTTGTGCTCGGTGTGCCCATCATCGGCCCCCTGCTGTATTTCTTATACCGGTAGGGTTAGCTGTGGTCCAGATTTTCCTGCTGCATCCTCGTTAGTTCCATCCCGCTGGGACAAGGTCCAGCGTTAAGAGTGCAGAGTAGATAAAGGCGAGTGAAAAGAGCGCAACGAGGGGAATGGTGAAAATCGGGGAGGTTTGCCATGTATTAACCCAGCCGGGTTTGCGGTCTCCTTGTTGACGTGCTTTCCGCAGGAGCCACACGGGCATAATCGACATGATGGCGCCGGAAAATCCGCCAGCGTAGGTCATGACGCTTACTATGCCTCCCCAGCCAGCTATCGAAATGACGATGGGGGGTAGCATGGCCCAGGCCACCGCCATGATTCGGTGCACTCCGTCTTCACGCCAGTGACAAAGGTCGGTGATATTGCGCATGGAGGAGTAACCAATAGTTACCAGTGAGGTGAGCATGGCGATTAGAGCAAAGATATTGGCCATGTAGTAGGCCACCGGCCCTAGTATTTGACCCCAGCTCACAGTAACGACTTCATCGACGTTCATTCCTAGTAACCCTAACGCGGTAAAGGACACGAGTGCTATGGTGAAACCCACAGCACTCATGCCCGCTACCACTGCTCTCGGAAGCAACCAGGGTCGGTCTTCTAAGCCACGGGCAAGCTCAGGGACTACAAATTGACCTATGAAAATGAACATCACCATGTTCATGACTGGGACTATGAAGTAGGGGCGGAGCACCCACAGATTCATGAGATCTATGCCAGGTCCGATGAAAGTCCAAATACAGAGAATCCCCACAACTATAGCCATTCCGCTAGTGAGGATTCCTTCTACTAGTCCGGTTGCTTCTAACCCTTTGAGGATGACGGCGGTTCCTATTCCGAAGAATATCAAGGTGCCAGCAATCGGTGGTATCCCCAACAATTCATGAAGAATAGTTCCAGAGCCTGCAGCATATGCGGTAAGTGCAGCAACTCCAAGAATAGTGACCGATATGAACGTCAACCATCGTCCTGTTTGCCCAAGATATTTTTCCGCTAATCCGGATAGCTGGAGTGGTTCTTTGGTCCGTAGGGATGCTTCAGCCACAAAGAGCATGGAGATCGTGGTGATAAAACCGGCTACGACTAAACTGATTGCTAGCGCTAGGTATCCACCATTTCGGGTGGCGTAGGGCAGGGATAAAATCCCAGCTCCGATATTGGTCCCAAAGATTAGCGCTGTGCCTTGTAGAAAAGTGATTCTAGGATGGCTGGTGTTTCGGATTTCGGTGCTCATTGTTGCCACCTCGCTAACCGGGTGTTGAGGTATTCTTCGATGCCTTCAAAACCACCTTCTCTGCCGAATCCTGACTGTTTGATTCCACCAAAAGGTGTGGCGTTGTCAAAAACTACGGCGCCATTAATCGCGATCATTCCGGCGTTGAGGTTGTCAGCTAAAAACTGCGCATTGCGGAGGTTTTCTGAATATCCATAGGCTGCTAAGCCAAATTCGGAGTCATTAGCCATTGCTACGCCTTCATCAAGTGTGCTGAAGGTTTGGATAACTGCTACGGGGCCAAAAATTTCTTCGTGCAGAATGCTCGACGTCTCTGGCACGTCGCTCAGTACCGTTGTTGGATAAAAATATCCTGGCCCCTCAGGGATGTTGCCGCCGCAGTGAAGTTCTGCGCCCGCGGCAACTGCCTGGTTAACTAGGTCTGCGACTCGGTTTCTTTGAGCCTCAGTAATCAAGGCACACGCTGGCGCTGCTGACATAAGATCAACTAATTTTTCCGTGAACGCCTCTGCAATAGCTTCATGCACCAGAATTCGGTTCGCCGCGACGCACACTTGGCCACCGTTACGAGTCTTGAGTAAGAAGGCCCCCTGGACAGCTTTGTCCAGATCTGCGTCTTGGTGAATGACTAGGGGTGCATTTCCGCCCAGTTCCATCGAGGTTCGCAGAAGACGTTCCCCAGATTGTTTCACTAAGATTTTGCCCACGTTAGTCGAACCAGTGAAGGATACTTTCGCAAGCCGTGGGTCATTCATCAGCTCTTGGCTCAATTCAGCATCATGGGTGGTGCTTACCACGGTAACGGGGCACAATTCTAGTCCTTGATCGCCACAAACTTCCCGGAGTAGTTCACCAAAGCGGATCATGGTTAACGGCGTTTCCTGGGCGGGTTTGATCAGCACCGGACAGCCAGCAGCCAATGCAGGTGCAATCTTTCTTACTCCTAAACTCAACGGGAAGTTCCACGGAGTGATAGCTAACACCGGGCCGATCGGGCGTCGGGTAATAATAAAGTGCGCACCACCATTGGGTGCCTCCGCATATCGACCTGGCAGGCGCACAGCTTCTTCGGAATACCAGCGCAAAGTGTCTACGGCGGACAAGGCTTCAGCGCGAGCTTCAGCAAGAGGCTTAGCCATCTCTCGGTGAATGAGCTCCGCATACTCCTCCACCTGCGTCTCTAAGGCTTCAGACAGGGCTAATAGGACATTGGAGCGCTGCCGTGCATTAAGCGCAGCCCATTGCGAGCCCGCAGCGACGACCGCATCGAGTGCCTGGTTCCACTCTTGAGAAGTGGCGTTAGGAACATGTTCAATAATTTCTTCCGTGGCCGGATTTAGGACGGGGAACGTGGCGCTCATTTGCGGGCCTCCTCAACAATGACTTGGAGACCATCGCGTAATAGTTCTTCCTCAATGACGAGTGGGGGAAGCATTCGGATCACGTTTCCATAGAAACCACACACTAAGGCGAGCACACCGCGGTCTCGGACGGCAGCTGCAATTTTTGCTGTGCGTTCTGGATCAGGAGCTCCATCTGGATGGACAAATTCTAGTGCCTTCATTGCGCCGCGGCCGCGGAGTTCGGCAACATGATCTAACTCTAGTAGTGGACTGAGTTCCTCGGTGATGATGTTGTCGATTCTTTGGGCAGCGGAACAGAGGTCTAACTCCGCCATCTGATCTAGGGCGGCTAGGGCAGCGGCGCAGGCAACCGGGTTGCCGGTGTAGGTGCCTCCTAGGCCACTAGGTATGGGGGAGTCCATGATCTCCGCTCGCCCAGTAACCGCAGATAAGGGCATACCACCAGCAAGCCCTTTCGCTGTAGTGACTAGGTCAGGTACTACGTCTTCATAGTCACAAGCAAACCAGTGTCCAGTCCGGCAGAGCCCCGCCTGGATTTCATCGGCAATAAAGACGATGCCATTGTCTTGGCACCACTGATTGATGGCTGTTAAGAAGCCTTGGGCTGGTTCAATAAAACCACCTTCGCCTTGGATAGGTTCAACGACTACACAGGCGATATTCTCTGGCCCTACGCCAGCATCAATCATGGTGATTGCCTTCGTTGCGGCTTCCTGTCCAGACAGGTTGTCGCGGAGAGGATATGACATTGGTGTCCGGAATACGTTGCTGGCAAGTGGGCCAAAACCATTCCGGTAGGGAATGTTCTTGGCCGTCATCGTCATGGTTAAATTTGTCCGGCCGTGATAGGCGTAATCAAAGACCACTACCGAGGGGCGTCGAGTGTAATGGCGGGCAATCTTTACCGCATTTTCTACTGCTTCTGCTCCCGAATTCAGCAAGACACTACGCTTTTCGTGATTACCAGGGGTGATCTCATTGAGTTTCTCGCATACAGCCACATAGGACTCATAAGGAGTGATACTGAAATTCGTGTGGGTGAAGTGGTCTAATGCTTCTTTGGCGGCAGCTATAACCTTCGGGTTTCGAGCACCCACAGTGGTGACCGCAATACCGGAAGCGAAGTCGATAAAACGGTTGCCGTCTTTGTCGGCGATAATGCCGCCATCAGCTACGTCGGCGTAGATGGGTAGAAGAGGGGTGAGAGCGCGGGCGACAGCGTTATTTCGACGCTCCCCGAGGCGCGTGTTTTCCTCTCCGGGAAAATGATCGATAACGTGGCGGCTCTGTTGTGGAGAGTAAGAATCAGAAATCATGAACTAGAACTCCTTAAGGGAAAAATGTGCTATAGATCACTTTAGTCGTGTGATGCTTATTATTAACCCCTTGATCCCGCCGGAGCTACCATCATGATGTCGAAAAGTTTTTTACCTGATCGTCATCATGATGAATGAGTTTTCTTTTCCGCCTTTAGGGTTGCGGTGGTTGTTGAGCCAACGGTCGCTTCGGCTGATCCCTATTAACCACGCTGACCAGCAATTTAGCACCATTCAAAACTTGGAGCTTGCTGATCCTAGTGACTATATTCAAAGCCCTAGCGTCATGCTCACTCTGGGGCTGTCGTTGACCAATCAATCAGGGCAATTCCGTGATTATGCTCAACGAATGGCGAAGGCGGGGGTAGTGGCGATAGGTTTTGGGACAGGAATGAAACACGATGAGGTGCCCGTCGAACTTGTCCACGCCACCGCTGAATTGGGATTAGGTTTGTTTGAGATTCCTAAAGAAATCTCTTTTATTTCGATCACCACAACTGCACAAGCAGAACAAGTAAGGCAGCTCAATGCTCAAAAAGAAGCCATCGATAAGGAGATATCAGCACTGAGCCGAGAAGCCCAAGAACGTGGGCTAGAGGCACTCGTAGAATACTGTGCCTCATTGTGCGGTGGTGGATTCAGATGGAAGAGTAAATGCTGAGAGTGATCCTTTCTCATGGAACCCAAAGGCACGAGCCTTAGCGGCAATACATAATCTGTCCCTAGTGCATCGCGCGAGGGTAGACCACCACAATGGAAAATTCTGGTTGATCCAGCGGATTCGAGGCGTGGGCGAACGCTTCCACGTTTTTGTTCTTGGTGTTGTGGAACCTCCCGACAGTCGGATTAGATCGTTGGTCCAGCACTGCGCCACTCTGGCGGCCATATTATTGCGACGCCCAGAGGAGTTCGATCATGCGCGAGCGGAGTTAGCGAGTTTGGCCATGGCCCTTCACCTCGGGAAAGACAGCGGCAGCACGGGGGCAATGGGGTGGTTATTTGAGGATCTTGCTGATTCTCACGGGAAAATTCCTCCCGTTGTTTTTATGTGTTTGGACGCCGTGATGGTGGAAAGAACAGTGTCAGAAATCCGGAAGCTATTTGGGGCTTTGAGCAATAAAGTCCGGATCGCGGTGGGACTGCCCACACCGGTGGAGGAACTAAGCTCCAGGCAGGTGGACCTACTGCAGATCCAAGCTCAAAGAGCGCAGATTGGTCATATTGTTGATCCGCATAATCAGGCGCCCTTGTGGTTGGAAATCCGGTCCTTAGTGAGGTTCCAGCAGAACGGGCCCAAGAGATTCTTAGTCGCTTGGACCTCCATGATGCTGAACATGGAACTGCCTTGGCTCAGACCTTGGGCGCCTGGGTCGAAAACGGCGGAGTTCTCCAGTCGGTGCCACCGTCAAACGGTACGTACTCGGCTCAACACCATCGAACTTATTTGTGAGCTCGACCTTAGCTCGCCTCTCACGCTCACAGAATTGGTGTTGATCAGTATCCTCGGATTAGGTCGTTCTTAAAAAGCCAGGGAATAGCTAGTTAGTTGGAGTTGGTCTGGTGGGCGCAGATTTCTCCACCGATGAGCGGAATCCCGTGAATGCGTGCTCGCGGTAGAGGTGCCTCCGGTGGGTATGCAGATAAGTCGAGGTTGTGCCAGGGGAAAGGTGAGGTTCGACGACAATCTATGAGCTGTGCGCGGTGCAAGGCGCGGAAAAGTTCAACAGTGGTGTGGGCATCGGCAGCTGCGGTATGAGCAGCTGAATTACGGATCCCCACATGGCTGGCGCAGCTACTCAGCGAAAAGGAACCTAGCTTGGGGAATCGTTGCTTGGCAAGCTTCAGGGTGCACAAGGACCACTCCCGCCACGGGGCTAGCTGGGTGTGGCAGCGAGCAAATTCCTGGGAGAGAAACTGAGCGTCGAACTTAGCGTAATGCGCCACCATGACTCGACCGTGGAGCAGGTGTAGCAGGTGTACGGCTATCCCGGGGAATCGGGGTGCTTGATGGACATCGGCGGCGCTTAGACCGTGAATATGAGTAGGACCTACATCTTGCCCCGGATTAACGAGGGTTTCCCAGCGGCCCTCAACTTCTAGATGTTGATTGAGCTGGACAACCGCAATTTCAAGGATACGGTCGGTAGCGTGAAGACCTGTAGTTTCGCAATCGAGAACCGCGATAGGGAAAGGAAGAGGGGGCATACTCATGATGCCGTTAGTGTAGCGCTTGAATAAGCGGGGTAGGGAGAAGTCCTTTTGCCTGTTGCACTCAGGGGTTTTGTCGAGCCGCAGCCATCCGGACTGCTTCGCTAACTGCTGGGGCTACCCGTCCATCCAACGGCGAGGGAATCAGATATTCTGCATCGAGACGTTCAGCGGCTATTTCGGCGATAGCTCGGGAGGCGGCTAACTTCATTTCTGGCGTAATAGCAGTGGCATGGGCAGCTAAAGCTCCGTGGAAAATCCCCGGGAATGCCAGCACGTTGTTGATTTGATTAGGCAGATCGCTGCGTCCTGTCGCCACCACAGCGCCATACCGGTACGCTAATTCCGGCGCAATTTCCGGATCCGGGTTCGCAAGAGAGAACAGGATAGGTTCGGCAGCCATACCTGCGAGTTCTTGCTCTGAGACGTGTCCGCGGGACAGGCCAATAAAAGCGTCGGCTCCGCGCAGTGCTTCGGCTACGCCACCACTGATTCCTCGCGGGTTAGTAATCTTTAACAGGTCCTGTTTCACCGGGTTTAAATTATCCCGACCGGAGTGAATAATTCCCCGAGAGTCCAAAACAGTGATGTCGCTAATTCCTGCTTCGTGAAGCATTTTTGCACATGCTACGCCGGCCGCCCCGGCCCCAGAAATAACCACTTTCAGGCGAGTGAGGTCTCGGTTTAATAATCGGCATGCGTTATGGAGCGCCGCGGTGATAACAATGGCTGTGCCGTGTTGGTCATCGTGCATCACAGGGATGTCTAGTTCTTCAATTAATCGACGCTCCACCTCGAAACAGGTAGGGGCGGCAATATCTTCTAAATTGATAGCACCAAATGAGGGGGCCATGGCCTTGATGGTGTCTACGAGCGAATCGGCGTCGTGGACATCGAGCACCACAGGGACGGCGTTTAAGTCTGCGAATGCGCTAAATAACTGGGCTTTTCCTTCCATTACTGGTAGGGCTGCCAGGGGTCCGATATTGCCTAAACCGAGAACTGCGGATCCGTCGGAAATAATAGCTACGGTGCGACCTCGGCCAGTTAGTCGCAATGACGCGGCGGGGGTGTGCTGTACTTCTTGGCATACCCGTGCCACCCCGGGGGTGTAAGCCAAGGACAGGTCACGGACGGAGCGCAGCGGGCGTGAAGAAGCGATGGTGAGCTTTCCGCCCTCATGCGCATCAAAAATCTCTTGGTCGCTTAAGTGGGCCGGCTGATGTTCTAGTTTGCGCTCGTTGGAAAGACTCATAGTTATTAAGTGTATAAGGTTGCGCTAATCCTGGCGCCAGGGTTTGAAAAGAAGAACTAAGCCAGACACTAAGACGATGAAGGCCTCTAAATGAAGGTCATAGAAGAAGAAAAAGGCGGCGAGGAAAAAGGATACCCATAGCAGAAGGTGATAAATATAACTTTTAAGACTGTTCATCATCGCAGGAAAACACAATCGGGTTGGGCCTAAAAAACACTCAGCGGGAGAGCTTCGCCTCGCTATATGGTACTTGATGCGCGGCTAGGGTTTTCTATGCCCGACCAGGGGTAAAGAAGCTCGGGGAGGGGCGTTCCTTGACGTTGTTGATGGAAAAGCTCGCTAATTCGGGTAGGTAGTGTTGCTCAGAGCACCATACTGGCTGGCCGTCAGCAGTATAAACACACTGGTTAACCACAAATAATGGGGAATTGGGGGCGACACCTAGCGCCTGGGCCTCATCCGCGTCCGCCGCCGTGGCCGTCACGGTGCTATGTGCGTGTGAAATTTCCACTCCACGCTCAACAAGGTGTTGGTACATAGAGCCGCTAGAGCTCTGATAATCCGATAGATGGCTGGCTATTTCCTCAGGAAAGTAGATCCGTTCCACCATCGTTGGGGTATTATCCATCAACCGCACCCGAACTAGTGCCAGAACTGAGGCACTGCTGGAGCATTGCAATTGGACCGCGAGCCGAGGACCAGCGTCAATCATCTCCCGAGAGTGGATGCGTTCGCCAGGTGTTTTTCCGGCCTCCTGGCAACGTTGACTAAAAGAGACGACGCTGTCAAAATCCTGGGTCAGGGCCGGAAGAAGGACCTGGGAGCGACGCCCCTGATGAGAGCTAATCAGCCCTTCGGCACGGAGTTTTTCTAGCGCGTGCCGAACGGTGCCTCGCGAACTCATAAACTGTTGAGATAAGCGGGCCTCCGAGGGCAGTTTATCTCCAGGTTGGAGTTCTCCACTTTGTATTGCTTCCCGGAGATGAGAGGCAATAATCAGGTATTGCTGCTGATCTGACACAATTTTACCCTAACATATTGAGAGATACCTATATAGACAAGTTTAGGGAAACTCAGTAATACTGGATTCATGACTGATGACCTCGTGGTAGGTGGTAGCGGCATCCTTGGTTTGGCGGTAGCCTATCTCGCTTCTCGTCAGAGCCAACGAGTTCGGGACATTGATGCTGCTGACCGTCCAGTAGGATCCTCTATTCAAAACTTTGGACACGCCTGCTTTACCGGCCAAAGCGATAAATTAGAGAACTTGATCACTGTATCCCGTGAGAGGTGGTTAGCTGCTGCGCGTGATGCCGGACTCTGGGTGAGCAAGTCGGGTACTTAGATTCCTGCGCGCACTGAATGTGAATGGCAAGTCCTTCAGGAATTTCATGCGCATCGCGGTTCGCAGCTGAGTCTGCATGATATGTCCGACGTCCAATCAGCTCTTGGGAATCCGCGGTTAGCGGAGGTTGGCGGGGCGCATTTAAAGGCAGAGCTGCGGGTTAATCCTCGTCAAGCTGCACCACACCTCGCGCAGTTCTTAGCCAGCCGGGGCGTGTGTTTCACGTGGAACACCAGAGTGTATGACGTAGCCGATGGGGTGGTTGCCACAAGTCGTGGAGACTATTGCGCTGATCGGGTAATAGTGTGTCCGGGGCTGGAGCTTCTTCAGCTCTTTCCTGATTATGCGGAAAAGTACCATGTCAGAGTGTGTTCTTTGGTGATGGCTCTGTTAGACAGGTCATAGCGCATTCCCGATGCTCTTGCTGTCCTGACCGGAACCTTTGCTGCGATATGACGGCTTTGCGGCCATGCCTTCGGTCTCTGCATTGCGACGAGAGATCAACGAAAACCAGCCTGAACTTAGTCAGTGCCGTGCAAATCTCATGCTCACCACCATCCTCTTGGGGATATTAGTGGGTGGTGACCCCATGCCTATGACATGTCTTCGGAGCTATTCCTTGAAGAGGATATTTCCGATATCTTGATCCGGGAACCAAGTGCCCTCGTCGGTGTCGAACCGCACGAAAGAAAGATTAAACAGCGGTGGTTAGGCCGCTATGCAGATAGTTCGCAGACAAATCTGATTGTGGAATACCCGGATCTGCGAACTGCGCTAGCTGTAGTTGCCTCTGGAATTGGGATGACCCTGTCCTTTGGGCTGGCAGACTTAGTAGTTCGTGTCGAAAGAAGGCCTGAATAACACCGAAAAGAGGCGAGCACCATTGTGTCTACCACAATAGAACTAGTAATTTTTGACCTGGCCGGAACAACGACCGATGACAGAGAAGAGGTATATCGGGTCTTAAGAGAAGCCGCGGAACGGGAAGACGCGGTTCTCTCTCCTGAGCAATCTAGGTGAATATGGGGTTGGAAAACGCCATGCCTTAGGTGTGAACTCATACAAGTAGGAACCGAGCTGAGTGGAGAAGAGTGGGAGAAGGCTAGAGACCGAGCTTGGCGATGGTTTCGAGCCGAGTTAGCTAGGACCTATCGGGATCATCCGCCTGCTGCCTTAGCAGGGATTCCAGAGATGCTGCACGAGCTTGCCGATAGCGGCATAAAGATCGGCTTCACCACCGGTTTTTCTCGGGACATCGTCGATATTATTTTCAACAGTTTAGAGTGGCATCCAGATATATCAGTAGCTGGTGATGAAGTCTCAAAGGTCACCCGGCACCAGACTTGATTCAGGCCACGATGTCTCAGGTTGGCATCACAGACCGCGGCGCGTCGTGAACTTCGGTGATACTGCAGCTGATATCCGCTCCGCGCAGGCAGCCGGTGTCTATACGGTAGGAGTACTCACCGGTGATCTCGGCACGACTGAGCTTCAGCAGCTCAAGGCCGATGCAATAGTCGGCTCCGCCGCAGATGGGGGTGAACTAATAGCTAAGATATAACTTATGAAACTCTCCCACGCGTGTCTTATCGTCCTTGTCCCAGCAGCTTTATTGATGGGTGGGTGCGGATCAAGTGAGAACCAGACAGTCACAGTAACCTCTACGGTGACTAATTCTGATACCTCGACATCTCATCCAGCATCTAGTTCACAATGTCAGGGAAAAGATCTTCGGGATAGTGCTTTTGGTCGCTGGATGAAGCTCGGGGAAATCCCGGTGAACGGGGGAGGAGCAGCTTCGTTTGAGGTCGTGGAGAACTGCTATGATCCGGCTCAGCCGCTTAGCTACGCCATCGTGCAGTTGGCAGGTGAACAATCTGGCCAGGCGGTGATTTTGCTACAGCACGGAGATTTCGTGAATGATCCGGCGCCGGTCGTCGTCGAAAAAATAAATGGTGTGACACGTTCCGATGATTCCCATATCACTGTGGACTTTGATGGCCAGGAGGTTAATTATTCCGTGGAGCAAGGGAAAGTCCAGGCTTCCGGTCAGCCCAAGGCGAAGGCCACCCTTGATCTGACCGGAAAGGACTACCGCGGACCGCATCACTCCTAAACGGCAGATCTACAGCG
This genomic interval from Corynebacterium poyangense contains the following:
- a CDS encoding LppP/LprE family lipoprotein; this encodes MKLSHACLIVLVPAALLMGGCGSSENQTVTVTSTVTNSDTSTSHPASSSQCQGKDLRDSAFGRWMKLGEIPVNGGGAASFEVVENCYDPAQPLSYAIVQLAGEQSGQAVILLQHGDFVNDPAPVVVEKINGVTRSDDSHITVDFDGQEVNYSVEQGKVQASGQPKAKATLDLTGKDYRGPHHS
- a CDS encoding PLDc N-terminal domain-containing protein yields the protein MGASRSPLVPTLWDYMWAFLAALAFLLALIAIVLLVKDRHTIKSTLVSLLLVLGVPIIGPLLYFLYR
- a CDS encoding 3'-5' exonuclease produces the protein MSMPPLPFPIAVLDCETTGLHATDRILEIAVVQLNQHLEVEGRWETLVNPGQDVGPTHIHGLSAADVHQAPRFPGIAVHLLHLLHGRVMVAHYAKFDAQFLSQEFARCHTQLAPWREWSLCTLKLAKQRFPKLGSFSLSSCASHVGIRNSAAHTAAADAHTTVELFRALHRAQLIDCRRTSPFPWHNLDLSAYPPEAPLPRARIHGIPLIGGEICAHQTNSN
- a CDS encoding FAD-dependent oxidoreductase, which produces MSDVQSALGNPRLAEVGGAHLKAELRVNPRQAAPHLAQFLASRGVCFTWNTRVYDVADGVVATSRGDYCADRVIVCPGLELLQLFPDYAEKYHVRVCSLVMALLDRS
- a CDS encoding HAD family hydrolase translates to MNFGDTAADIRSAQAAGVYTVGVLTGDLGTTELQQLKADAIVGSAADGGELIAKI
- a CDS encoding aromatic amino acid transport family protein, with translation MSTEIRNTSHPRITFLQGTALIFGTNIGAGILSLPYATRNGGYLALAISLVVAGFITTISMLFVAEASLRTKEPLQLSGLAEKYLGQTGRWLTFISVTILGVAALTAYAAGSGTILHELLGIPPIAGTLIFFGIGTAVILKGLEATGLVEGILTSGMAIVVGILCIWTFIGPGIDLMNLWVLRPYFIVPVMNMVMFIFIGQFVVPELARGLEDRPWLLPRAVVAGMSAVGFTIALVSFTALGLLGMNVDEVVTVSWGQILGPVAYYMANIFALIAMLTSLVTIGYSSMRNITDLCHWREDGVHRIMAVAWAMLPPIVISIAGWGGIVSVMTYAGGFSGAIMSIMPVWLLRKARQQGDRKPGWVNTWQTSPIFTIPLVALFSLAFIYSALLTLDLVPAGWN
- the gabT gene encoding 4-aminobutyrate--2-oxoglutarate transaminase, with protein sequence MISDSYSPQQSRHVIDHFPGEENTRLGERRNNAVARALTPLLPIYADVADGGIIADKDGNRFIDFASGIAVTTVGARNPKVIAAAKEALDHFTHTNFSITPYESYVAVCEKLNEITPGNHEKRSVLLNSGAEAVENAVKIARHYTRRPSVVVFDYAYHGRTNLTMTMTAKNIPYRNGFGPLASNVFRTPMSYPLRDNLSGQEAATKAITMIDAGVGPENIACVVVEPIQGEGGFIEPAQGFLTAINQWCQDNGIVFIADEIQAGLCRTGHWFACDYEDVVPDLVTTAKGLAGGMPLSAVTGRAEIMDSPIPSGLGGTYTGNPVACAAALAALDQMAELDLCSAAQRIDNIITEELSPLLELDHVAELRGRGAMKALEFVHPDGAPDPERTAKIAAAVRDRGVLALVCGFYGNVIRMLPPLVIEEELLRDGLQVIVEEARK
- a CDS encoding GntR family transcriptional regulator, whose protein sequence is MSDQQQYLIIASHLREAIQSGELQPGDKLPSEARLSQQFMSSRGTVRHALEKLRAEGLISSHQGRRSQVLLPALTQDFDSVVSFSQRCQEAGKTPGERIHSREMIDAGPRLAVQLQCSSSASVLALVRVRLMDNTPTMVERIYFPEEIASHLSDYQSSSGSMYQHLVERGVEISHAHSTVTATAADADEAQALGVAPNSPLFVVNQCVYTADGQPVWCSEQHYLPELASFSINNVKERPSPSFFTPGRA
- a CDS encoding aldehyde dehydrogenase family protein; this encodes MSATFPVLNPATEEIIEHVPNATSQEWNQALDAVVAAGSQWAALNARQRSNVLLALSEALETQVEEYAELIHREMAKPLAEARAEALSAVDTLRWYSEEAVRLPGRYAEAPNGGAHFIITRRPIGPVLAITPWNFPLSLGVRKIAPALAAGCPVLIKPAQETPLTMIRFGELLREVCGDQGLELCPVTVVSTTHDAELSQELMNDPRLAKVSFTGSTNVGKILVKQSGERLLRTSMELGGNAPLVIHQDADLDKAVQGAFLLKTRNGGQVCVAANRILVHEAIAEAFTEKLVDLMSAAPACALITEAQRNRVADLVNQAVAAGAELHCGGNIPEGPGYFYPTTVLSDVPETSSILHEEIFGPVAVIQTFSTLDEGVAMANDSEFGLAAYGYSENLRNAQFLADNLNAGMIAINGAVVFDNATPFGGIKQSGFGREGGFEGIEEYLNTRLARWQQ
- a CDS encoding NAD(P)-dependent malic enzyme, with protein sequence MSLSNERKLEHQPAHLSDQEIFDAHEGGKLTIASSRPLRSVRDLSLAYTPGVARVCQEVQHTPAASLRLTGRGRTVAIISDGSAVLGLGNIGPLAALPVMEGKAQLFSAFADLNAVPVVLDVHDADSLVDTIKAMAPSFGAINLEDIAAPTCFEVERRLIEELDIPVMHDDQHGTAIVITAALHNACRLLNRDLTRLKVVISGAGAAGVACAKMLHEAGISDITVLDSRGIIHSGRDNLNPVKQDLLKITNPRGISGGVAEALRGADAFIGLSRGHVSEQELAGMAAEPILFSLANPDPEIAPELAYRYGAVVATGRSDLPNQINNVLAFPGIFHGALAAHATAITPEMKLAASRAIAEIAAERLDAEYLIPSPLDGRVAPAVSEAVRMAAARQNP
- a CDS encoding PucR family transcriptional regulator ligand-binding domain-containing protein codes for the protein MMNEFSFPPLGLRWLLSQRSLRLIPINHADQQFSTIQNLELADPSDYIQSPSVMLTLGLSLTNQSGQFRDYAQRMAKAGVVAIGFGTGMKHDEVPVELVHATAELGLGLFEIPKEISFISITTTAQAEQVRQLNAQKEAIDKEISALSREAQERGLEALVEYCASLCGGGFRWKSKC